In Marinobacter sp. LQ44, the following are encoded in one genomic region:
- the ftsH gene encoding ATP-dependent zinc metalloprotease FtsH encodes MNDMAKNLVLWLIIAAVLLMVFQNFSPTTTGQQVNYSQFVEMVQQGQVRQVTIDGLQVQGVRGDGSQFQTIRPQVSDNKLMDDLLANNVEVIGKEPERQSLWTQLLVAAFPILIIIALFVFFMRQMQGGGGGKGPMSFGKSKARLLSEDQIKTTFGDVAGVDEAKEDVKELVDFLRDPSKFQRLGGRIPKGVLMVGPPGTGKTLLAKAIAGEAKVPFFSISGSDFVEMFVGVGASRVRDMFEQAKKQSPCIIFIDEIDAVGRHRGAGMGGGHDEREQTLNQLLVEMDGFEGNEGVIVIAATNRPDVLDPALLRPGRFDRQVVVSLPDILGREQILKVHMKKVPLADGIDPAVIARGTPGFSGADLANLVNEAALFAARRNQRLVSMEELELAKDKIMMGAERKSMVMSEKEKWNTAYHESGHAIVGRLVPEHDPVYKVSIIPRGRALGVTMFLPEEDKYSHSKRYLTSSICSLFGGRIAEELTLGFDGVTTGASNDIERATSLARNMVTKWGLSEKLGPLQYDTDSEEPFLGRSAGQSHSHHSPETAQRIDEEVRNIIDECYATAKQILIENRDKLDLMAEALMKYETIDRYQIDDIMAGKEPRPPKNWGDSGPTGGVKAEEPAPEPRPSDDGRQPGVGRPAGEH; translated from the coding sequence CACCGGCCAACAAGTCAACTATTCCCAGTTTGTGGAGATGGTCCAGCAGGGCCAGGTCCGGCAGGTGACCATTGATGGTCTCCAGGTTCAGGGTGTCCGTGGTGACGGGTCCCAGTTCCAGACCATTCGCCCGCAGGTCTCTGACAACAAGCTGATGGATGATCTGCTCGCCAATAACGTCGAAGTGATCGGCAAGGAGCCTGAGCGCCAGAGCCTGTGGACGCAGTTGCTGGTGGCCGCGTTCCCGATTCTGATCATTATCGCGTTGTTTGTGTTCTTCATGCGCCAGATGCAGGGCGGTGGCGGCGGCAAAGGCCCCATGTCCTTTGGCAAGAGCAAGGCGCGTCTGCTCAGTGAAGACCAGATCAAAACCACCTTTGGCGACGTCGCCGGTGTTGATGAAGCGAAGGAAGACGTTAAAGAGCTGGTCGACTTCCTGCGTGACCCGAGTAAATTCCAGCGTCTGGGTGGCCGCATTCCGAAAGGCGTGTTGATGGTGGGCCCGCCGGGCACTGGTAAGACGCTGCTGGCAAAAGCCATCGCCGGTGAAGCGAAAGTGCCGTTTTTCTCCATCTCCGGTTCTGACTTTGTAGAGATGTTCGTGGGCGTGGGTGCTTCCCGTGTTCGTGACATGTTCGAGCAGGCCAAGAAGCAAAGCCCCTGTATCATTTTTATCGATGAGATTGATGCGGTCGGTCGCCATCGTGGCGCCGGCATGGGCGGTGGCCATGACGAGCGTGAACAGACCCTGAACCAGCTGTTGGTTGAGATGGACGGCTTTGAAGGCAACGAAGGCGTCATCGTGATCGCTGCTACCAACCGTCCGGACGTTCTGGACCCTGCGCTGCTGCGTCCGGGTCGCTTTGACCGCCAGGTGGTGGTGAGCCTGCCAGACATTCTTGGTCGAGAGCAGATTCTTAAGGTGCACATGAAGAAAGTGCCCCTGGCCGACGGTATTGATCCGGCGGTTATCGCTCGCGGTACGCCTGGCTTCTCCGGTGCTGACCTCGCTAACCTGGTAAACGAGGCTGCCCTGTTCGCGGCGCGTCGTAACCAGCGTCTGGTTTCCATGGAAGAGCTGGAACTGGCGAAAGACAAGATCATGATGGGCGCCGAGCGCAAATCCATGGTGATGAGCGAGAAAGAAAAGTGGAACACCGCGTACCATGAGTCTGGCCATGCCATTGTTGGTCGCCTCGTGCCTGAACATGATCCTGTCTACAAGGTCAGTATCATTCCCCGAGGGCGCGCCCTGGGTGTGACCATGTTCTTGCCGGAAGAGGATAAGTACAGTCACTCCAAGCGCTACCTGACCAGCTCAATCTGCAGTCTGTTCGGTGGCCGAATTGCCGAAGAACTGACGCTTGGCTTTGACGGTGTGACGACCGGTGCCTCCAACGACATCGAGCGTGCCACCAGCCTGGCCCGCAACATGGTCACCAAATGGGGGTTGTCGGAAAAGTTGGGTCCCCTGCAGTACGATACCGACAGCGAAGAGCCGTTCCTGGGTCGTTCTGCTGGCCAATCGCACTCCCATCACTCTCCGGAGACCGCCCAGCGGATTGATGAGGAAGTTCGAAATATCATTGATGAGTGTTATGCCACGGCCAAGCAGATCCTGATTGAGAACCGTGACAAACTGGACCTGATGGCTGAGGCCCTGATGAAGTACGAGACCATTGATCGCTACCAGATCGATGACATCATGGCAGGCAAAGAGCCGCGGCCCCCGAAAAACTGGGGCGATAGTGGTCCCACCGGCGGAGTGAAAGCTGAAGAGCCGGCTCCGGAGCCCCGGCCATCGGATGACGGGCGTCAGCCCGGAGTAGGCAGGCCTGCCGGCGAGCACTGA